The Chloroflexota bacterium DNA window AATATGTCTTTCCCTCCTCTCGCCTCTCCATCGACCCGCGCAGCGGCGTCAAGCGCCGCCACCACATCCACGAGAACAACCTGCAAAAAGCTGTCAAAAAAGCCACCCAACTAGCCGGCATCGACAAGCGCGTCACCTGCCACGTCTTCCGCCACTCCTTCGCCACCCACCTGCTGGAAAACGGCTACGATATTCGCACCGTTCAGGAACTCCTGGGCCACAAAGATGTCAAGACCACCATGATCTACACCCATGTGCTCAACCGGGCAGGCCTGGCCGTCCGCAGCCCCCTGGATTGACCCACAGCAGGGGGTTGCCTGGCACCACCCACTACTCACGACGCGGTTCTGCTCTCCCGGTCGTAGTTTTGGCCCAGGAAGGCGGGTGCCCGGACGCGGCGGAAGGCGAAGATCATGACAACGATGGTGGCCAGGTAGGGCAGCATGCGCAGGAACTGGTGGGGTATGCCGATGTCGGTTACCTGCAGCCGCAGCGCCAGGATATCGACGATAGCGAAGAAAAAGGAGCCCAGTAGAATGCCCTGGGGAGTCCAGCCGCCGAAGAAGGTCAAAGCGATGGCAAGCCAGCCGCGGCCGCGCACGATGCCGTCGGTGTAGGTGCCGGTATAGACCATGGGTAGATAGGCGCCGGCCAGTCCCATCAACATGCAACCGATCACAGCAGTGCTGTAGCGGTAGCGTCTCACGTTCACGCCCAGGCTGTCGGCAGCCTTGGGATTCTCTCCCACCGCGCGCAGCGAGAGGCCGATACTGGTCCTGTAAAGAAGGTAGTAGAGAAAGAGGGAGAGCACAACGCTGAAATAGACCAGGATGTTCTGGTTGAACAGGATGGGGCCGAGTACCGGGATGTTGCTCAACAGGGGGATCGGCAGCCGTTGGAGGGTTGGAATGATGGGAGGCTTCAGGGTGACGCCCACGACCACCTTGAAGAGCAGGCTGGATAGCCCCAATCCGAGGAAGAAGAGTGCCAGCCCGATGACGAACTGGTCCATCTTGAGATCAGTGGTGAAATAAGCCAGGGCCAGGCCAAACAGCCCGCCTGCCAGCATAGCCAGCGCCATACCAACCGCAAGGCTATCGAACAGGTAGGCGCCCAGAAAACCGACCGACGCGCCCACCAGCATGATGCCCTCCTGGGACACGATGAACAGGCCGGTGCGGCCGGCCAGCATGGTGCCCTGGCTGGCCAACAGATAGGGCACTACCGCCAGCATGACCAGGCTGGCCAGATTAATCAGCGGTGTGTCAGCCATCGGCTATCGTCTCCTCACCACGTCGGTCAACAGCACAAAGATCAGGATCAGGGCCTCGACGATGAATACCATCTCTCCGGGGATGGCCATGGTGCGCTGCATGGCGCTGGCGCCCACCTCCAGTATGGCGATGAACAGGGCCACGAAGGGTACAGCCGCGTTGTTGCCCTTGGCAATCAGGCCGATGATGATTCCCAGCAGCAGGAAGTTGGAGTGAAAGCCCTCGATCAGGCGTCCGTGCACGCCCGCCACCTCGATAGCGCCGGCCAGCCCTGCAATGGCACCGCCCAACAACAGCGAGGTGAAGAACATCTGGCGCACGCTGATGCCGAAGACGCGCGAGGCCCTGGGGTTGGCGCCCGTGGCGATCAGTTCGTAGCCGGCCGAGGTGTGGTCGGTGTAGAGATAGACCAGGACGGACACGAGGATGGCGATGAGGATGCCACTATGCAGCGGTGGCCGGGACAACAACAGGGGCAACTCCCCGCCGACCCCGATGGGAACGGTCGTGGGATGGCCGGCCACGGGATCGGGCCATATCTGCGTGGCCACGAAGTCGATCAACTGGAAGGCCACGAAGTTCATCAGCACCGTGGTCAGGATCTCGTTGATGCCGAAGCGGAAGAGCAGCCAGGCCGGTCCCAACACCCACAGGGCGCCAAAAATCATGCCTGCCAGCAAGACCAGGGGCAGGAGCAGGGGCAGCGGCAGATCGAAGAAGAGGATGCCCACTGCGGCCGCGCCGATTCCACCCACGATCATCTGCCCCTCGCCGCCGATGTTGAACTTGCCAGCGGCCAGCGGTATGGTGAAGGCAAATGCCTGCAACACCAGCGGCACCCACTTGATGAGGGTCTGGACGAAACCGTTGGGGGTGCGAAAGGAGGTGAACAGAATGGTCGAATAGGCCTGCAGCACATCGAAGCCCATCAGAGCCAACAGAATGCCTACCGCGGCAAATGCGGCCAGTACCGCTACGACATAGGGAACGAGGGTACGCGCCGCGTTGGCCAGCGGGGATTGCTGTGGTAGTGCCTGTGTCTCATGCATCGGCCTGCACTCCGCTCATCAAACGGCCGATCTCGTAGCGATCGAAGGCAGCCCGCTCCAGGATGCCGGCGATCTTTCCCCGGAAGACGACAGCGATGCGGTCAGACAGCAGCAGCAATTCGTCCATATCCTCGGACACCAGCAGCGTGGCCACACCCTGTTCCTTCTGTTCCAGGATGCGCGAGTAGATGGACTCCACCGAGGGGATGTCGAGCCCGCTGGTCGGATTGTGCGCGATCAGCAGCCGCAGGGGCCGGGAAAAGGCTCGCGCCAGCATCACTCGCTGGATGTTGCCGCCCGACAGGTTAGCCGCCGTTTCCTTGGGGCCCTGGGCGCGGATACTGTACTCGGCGATCAGGTCGCGGGCCGTTTCGTAGATGGACGACCAGTTGAGAAAACCCCGTCGATTGCTGTAGGGGGGCCGGCGCTGCGAGCCCAGGATCAGGTTCTGGGCCACATTGGCCGTGGGCAAGAAACCATCCTGCTGCCGGTCCTGGGGTACGTAGGCGATGCCCAGGCCCAGGCGCCCGGCGGTGGACCCGGCGCTGATATCCTGGCCGTCGAGTTGCACGCTGCCTGCCGCGGCTGTACGGATACCCAGGATAGCCTCCAGCAACTCCTGCTGGCCGTTGCCCGCCACCCCTGCGATGCCCAGGATCTCCCCCGCGTGCACTGCCAGGGACAGGTCGTCAACCAGCGGTCCCGCTTCTCCGTCGACCCTCAATCCGTCTACGTCCAGGATCAACTGCGCGTTCGGAGCGATTCCTCGATCTGCCTCCACGGCAGCGGAGAAGAGCAGGCTCTTCTCCAGCGCGACGTCGGCGCCCACCATGCTACGCACAATCATCTCCTCGCTGACGTCGTCGCGAGGCCGTGTGAAGATGCGTTGCCCGTCCCGCAGCACGGAGATCGTGTGGCAGACGCTCATCACCTCCCGCAGCTTGTGGGTGATGAACACAACGCTCATGCCCTCGCCCACCATCAGCTTCAGCGACTGGAACAGGTGTCCCACCTCCTGGGGTGTCAGGTGGGTGGTAGGCTCATCCAGGATGAGCAGGTCGACGCCGCGGTAGAGCGCCTTGAGTATCTCGACCCGCTGCCTGATCCCCATGGGCAGATCCTCGATGCGGGCGCCAGGCTCCACATTCAAGCCGAAGTGATCGGAAAGGTCACGAATCTGCTGTTCGGCCGCAGAGAGGTCCATGGTGGGTCGATTGGGCAGGTGCGTTCCCAGCACGACGTTCTCAGCCACGGTAAATTCATTCACCTGCAGGAAGTGCTGGTGCACCATACCGATGCCGTAGTCGATGGCGTTCTTGGGCGAATGGATATCGACGGACTGGCCGCGCAGGGTGATCGACCCCGAGTCGGGCTTGTAAAGGCCGTAGAGGACGTTCATCAAGGTGGTCTTGCCAGCCCCATTGCCGCCCACAAGTCCATGGAGTTCCTTCGCCTGGAGGCTCAGATCGACATCCTTGAGCGCGTGGACAGGGCCGAAGGATTTGTTGATATCCTCCAGGCGAAGCAGGGCAGTGTCATTCATTGCCGGTCAGCTTATTCGATCGCATCGGTGTTCTTGATAACCTCGATCTCGCCGCTGATCAATGCCTCCGTGATCTCATGCATCTTCGCGAGTATCTCGTCCGATACGTGGCTGGGGGCTTGCAGGGAAACACCGGTGTCGAATCCCAGCGGATAGTAGCCGCCGATCTCGCCCTCCATGATGTTGCCTACAATAGCCGTCAACGGCACAGCGAAGTCGTAGAGCAAAGCGGTGACATAGTTGTCGGGCGCGAAGCTGGACTTATCGGAGTACTTGGCGGTGACCCAGACCTGGTCGGATGCATTCTTGGCCGATTCGAAGACACCCAGCATGCCCAGGTTCAGACTACCCACCAGCACATCTACATCTTCGGCAACCATGGCGTCGCCCAGCTCGCGGGCCTTGGTGGGATCATTGAAATCACCCACCCAGACCGGCTTGATCTCCACGTCCAGGCCCAGATCATCGACGGCCTGGTTCATGGCATGTACCTCGGCGTAGGAAAAGGGCAGGGTAAGGCCGCCAAGATAGCCGACCTTGCCGGTTTCCGTCAACTGAGCCGCCAGCGCACCCAGGCCATAGAATCCCACATGAAAGTTGCGGTCGATAACCCACACGTTGGGCGGCGGGTCCTGGGCCGGTGCGTCCCCCTCCGCGATGAAGTAGACCTCGGGAAATTCCTCGGCCATGCCCAGAGTCTGGCTGAAGAACTGGCCGCCGTGGGTGAAGATGATGTTGTAGCCGTCGTCGATATACTCCCGCATCACCCGCTCCACGTCGGGCACAGGCACGCTTTCCGAGTAGGCGGTCTCGATGCCGAGATTCTTTCCCGCCTCAGTGGTGCCGAGGTAGCCCAGGGTGTTGTAGTCGGCGTCGGTAATCACACCGGGGAAGATGGAGGCCAGCTTGAATTCCGCCTCGGAGGCGGCATCGGGTGCGGCCTCAGGCGCGGTGGTAACCGGTGCCGGCGCCACACACGCGCCCAGCACCAACGCAGCGATTACAATGAGCAGGAATGGGAGGACGCTTCGCTTTGACATGGGAACTCTCCTTGTAGAAACGGGGGAAAAGAGTGTACAGTTCGCCTAAATATACACCACAGGGATCAGACTGTCAATGGACGTTAAACGGGGATGTCACCACTTTGTGCGCCTGGGCATAGCGCATCAAGGCCATGTACTCTCGTACCGATCAGGCGACAACGCGGAGAGATTGGTAGCCACCGGTGGGAGCCTCCCCACCATCTTCTCTTACCACATACGACATCCTCCACGCACGCACCGGGATGGCGGGGAATGAAGATACTGGGCTCGACCGTGAAGACCATGCCCGGTTCGAGAACCGTGCTGTCCCCGGCGGTCAGGAATTGCACGGCATCGAAAAATCCCCGGCGGAGTTGACGGATGTTTGAAAGTCTTCCTTGGCTGCCACTGTGTTGGAAAACACATCAAGACAATTCGTCCAGCAGCGTCCTGGCATCGATCATGTCAGGCGTATCAAATCCCTCCGTGAACCAGTCAAAGACCTTTCAACCGATATTTCCGCGATTGCGTTAATTTTACGTTCTTGTTACGTCCCACTTACGGCCATCTGCTATGCTGAGGCCAACGATCAAGAAAAACCAATGGACGGAGAACCCTTCGAGGAGGTTTACGATGAAACGGCTACCTATCGCACTACTGTTGGCAGCGCTGTTGGTTCTGATGGTCAGCAGCATGGTCCATGCCGGAAGCACCGCCATGCTCGGGGACGAGCCGACCGACGAGGCATTCCCCAGCATTTCGCAGCACCAAATGGACTGCTGGGCCAAGTATGAGGCCTACTGGCGAGACCGCCTGGCCGAGGCTGAGCAGAACATTGCTCCGGCCGAGACCGCCCGCCTGGCCGAGGCCTATCCCAGCATTTCGCAGCACCAAATGGACTGCTGGGCCAAGTACGAGGCCTACTGGCGAGACCGCCTGGACCAGTAGCACCGAACGGCCCCAGTGGCTGACGGCAAAAACCAAATAGAAAGGGGGGTAAAAATAATACCGCAATGTGCTCAATGGTCAGGTCATTGAGCACATTGCGCGTTGATTCCCGACCTGCTGAGGGGACTGGCTTTTGAGGTGTGCAAGCAGTGGCCGGCCTTGAGTTGTTTCGAGGACCTGTGCTCTCAGGGGGAAACAGTCTGATCCCACGGATTGATCGTATTGACCCCGGTATTCCCAAAATCGTCCACATTGCGCGTGACAAGATGGAGGTCGCCGTGGAGCGCGATGGCTGCAACCATTGAGTCCAATGAGCTGATTCTGCTGCGGCCACGAGGGATTAATACACTTCCAGAGCGAATTGTGGTAAGATGATGCGCCAACGAATCATGACAGAGAACCAACAATCCCCTATGTTCCTGCATCGAATCGATGAACTGATTACCTTGTATCGCGACGGCCTGCTGCATAACACCTTGCCCTTCTGGATCGAACACTGTGTTGATCGCGAGGTTGGCGGCTTTTTCTGCGCGCTCGACCGCGATGGCACGGTGATCGATACCGACAAGGGCCTCTGGCAACACGGCCGTTTTACCTGGCTGCTATCGACCCTCTATTCCCAGGTAGAGCCGCGCGAGGAGTGGCTTGCCCTGGCCAAACATGGCCTCGACTTCATTCGGCGTTACGGCTTCGACGGCGATGGCCGGATGTTTTTCCATGTCACCCGCGATGGCCGGCCCGTGCGCAAACGCCGGTATATCTTCACAGAGGCCTTTGGCGTTGCTGCTCTGGCGGCCTATGCCAAAGCAACAGGCGACGAACAGGCCAGGCAGGAAGCGATCGACCTGTTCGACCTGATCGCCCGTTACCTGACCACACCCGGACTGCTTCCGCCCAAGTTTAATACCGATGTGAGGCCAGCGAAAGGCATGGCCGTTCCCATGATCATGATCGCCACATCTCAGATCATGCGGGACGCCGTCGAAGACCCTGCGCTCTACCAAACCTGGATCGATCAGAGCATTGCCGAGATCGAGCGCGACTTCATGAAACCTGAGTTCGAGGCGGTGCTGGAAACTGTGGGGCCCAATGGTGAGTTCATCGAGCACTTCGACGGCCGTTTGCTCAACCCGGGTCATGCCATCGAGGCTTCGTGGTTCATTCTGACCGAAGCCAAATACCGCGGCAACGATCCCCACCTGATCCAGCTGGGCACGACCATCCTCGATTGGATGTGGCAGTGGGGGTGGGACCAACAATATGGCGGCATAATCTACTTCCGCGACGTCAAAGGACTGCCGGTCCAGGAGTACTGGCAGGACATGAAGTTCTGGTGGCCTCAGAATGAAGCCATTATTGCCACGCTGATGGCTTATCAGATGACGGGTGACCAGAAATATGCCCGCTGGCACCAGATGATCCACGACTGGGCCTATGCCCACTTCCCCGATCGCGAACATGGCGAGTGGTTCGGCTATCTACACCGGGATGGCAGCGTTTCGGTGCCCCTGAAGGGCAACCTCTGGAAGGGTCCCTTCCATCTGCCCCGCATGCAACTGGTCTGTTGGCAAATGCTGGTCAATGGCTAATTGGTGAATTCCACTCCGCTTCGCTGCGGGGCTCTGTGGCTAATTGTTAATGGCAGAACCGGAAAGGATGCCTCTCCATGCAATGGGAGACTCTAACTTCGCTGGAATTTGTTGACGCGGTCGAAGCCTGCCAGGGTGTGGGCATCATCCCCGTCGGGGTCATCGAACCCCACGCATCCCACCTGCCACTGGGCACCGATATGATCACGGCCCACTGGCTGGCCTGCCGTGTCGCCGAACAGGAACCGGTAGTCATCTTCCCGGCCTATCCCTTTGGCACCAATATCGAGTCGGCCCACCTGCCCGGCTCGGTAGCCATTGGACGCGACCTGATCCTGGCCCTGTTGGAAAACGTGTGCGATGAAATGGCCAGGAACGGTTTGACCAGGATCATCCTGCTCAGCGGGCATGGCGGCAATCGACACTTCCTGCCCTTTTTCGTCCAGACGCTGCCCGAAAGAGACAAAACCTACGCCGTCTATTATGCCGACCTGCCACCCATGCCCGATGGCGATGCCCTGCTGCAAACCAAGGAAATCGGCCACGCCTGCGAGTGGGAGACAAGTGTGATGCTGCACATCGCCGAAGACCTGGTCAAGATGGATCAGGTGCCCCCGAAGCCTTTCAGCAACCTGGCCCGCCTCCGCCAGCTCCAGGAAACCGGCGCCTATACCCAGGCAGACTGGTTCAGCCAGTATCCATTCATGTATGTGGGCGATGCCAGCCAGGCCTCCGCGGAGACAGGACGCAAATTCCTCGAACACACGGTGGCATCCCTGGTTGACCTCATCCGGGCCGTGAAGGCCGATGGGGTTACACCCGAACTGGTGCGCGAATTCCTGCAGAAAAAATCCAATCCGACAGCGCCACCCTTCTGGACCGGCGATACCGGTCAGCAGGAATGACGAGGTCAAAAGTGACTCCCGATGTCTGCACCCTGTTTGCCACACAATGGTTGACAAGCCCACTTTCATCGGGTAAACTTCAACAAACGATGGTGACTGTGAAAATCGTCCGTCAATGGTCCTCGTCAACACCTTAAGCGATCACTATGTCAGGTCTCAATCTCTACCTGCTCGGCGCTCCCCGCATCGAGCTGGACGGCGTTCTGGCGGAACCAGCTACCCGCAAGGCCACCGCTCTGCTGGCCTACCTGGCCGCGTCCAACACCGCCCACAGCCGTGAGCACCTGGCCCTGCTCTTCTGGCCTGAATCAGACCACACCCACGCCCGCAATTCGCTTCGTTATACGCTGTCGGTGCTGCGCAAGAGCATTGGCGCCCATCGCTTGCAGAGCAGCCGGGAAACCATTGCCCTGGATCCCAGTGCCGAATTCCGGACCGATGTAAGCCAGTTCCGCCAGTTGCTTGAACATGTGACTCTGCATGAACACCTGGCTGGAGCCCCTTGTCCCGAATGTTTGGACCGCCTGGTTTCGGCCGCTGAGCTTTACCAGGGCGACTTTTTGGCCGGTTTTACCCTGCCCGATTGCCCCGACTTCGAGTCCTGGCGCTTCTTTGAAAGCGAAGACCTGCGCGGGGATCTGGCTACGGCCCTGGAGCAACTGGCACGATGGCGCAGCCAACTACAGGACTATGAGGCAGCCATTCCCTATGCCCGCCATTGGCTTTCCCTGGACCCCCTGCACGAGCCAGCCCACCGCCAGTTGATAATTCTGTATGCCCTGGCTGGACAGCAGGCTGCAGCCTTGCGCCAATACGAAGAATGCAAACGCCTGCTTGAAGCCGAGCTGAACGCCAGCCCCCACCCGAGCACGACAGCTCTCTATCAGCGCGTCCGCGCCAGGGAGATCGGTCCCACCCGCCGCGCGACACCAACCGCACTTCGCTATCCCGAGTTTTTGCGGGAAGAGACCGAGCCGCCATCCAGGCCCGGACACAGCTTCGTCGAGTTCGAACAGGAGCTGGCGTGGCTGCACAACCACCTGGACCAGGCGCTGATGGGTGAGAGCCGTCTGGTCTTCATCACTGGTGGTACCGGTCGAGGCAAGACGACGCTGCTTTCCGAGTTCACCCGACAGGCCATGGACAAACGGCCCGACCTGATTTCTACCCTGGGCACCTGTACTTACAGCGATCCAGGGGACCCTTATCTGCCCTTCCGGGATGTTTTGGCCGCCCTCTGCGGTGAGCTGAGAGCCCAATGGTCGGTGGGTGCCATGAGTACCGATCACGCCCGGCGTGTCTGGTCTTTGCTGCCCGAAATGGGCGAAATCCTGATGCAGCACGGTCCGGAGCTACTGGAGACGTTCGTGCCAGGAGACCAGATGCTGGCCCATCTGAACATGGCCTCCGCGGGCCGCTGGCCCCAGTCATCTCAACTGGAACATATCATTCAGAGACACAGGGAATCGCTTCCGGATGCACGGCAACAGCATCTGCATCAGCAGTACACCAACGTGCTGCGAAAACTGTCAGCCCGTCAACCCTTGATCGTGGGATTGGATGACCTGCAATGGGCCGATCCAGCTTCTGTCAACCTGCTGTTTCACCTGGCCCGCCGCCTGGGCGACTGCCCGGTGCTGCTGGTAGGAACCTACCGGCCAGAGGTGGTAGCCCGGGACCGCAACGGGATCCCGCACCCCTTACAGGGCCCCCTGGCCGAGTTCAAACGACTATACGGCGATATCTGGCTCGACCTGCAGAAAACAGCGCAGGAAGATGGGCGCCTCTTCGTCGACGCCCTGGTTGACCAGACACCCAATCACCTGGACGGATCCTTCCGTGAAGCCCTTTACCAGCGCACCCTGGGACATCCCCTGTTCACAACCGAGCTACTGGTCCATCTTCGGGGGAGCGGCCAATTGATTCAGGATGAAAAGGACTGCTGGATCGAGGATTCATCGCTGGACTGGAAGACGTTACCGGCCCGGGTGGAGGGGGTGATCGAGGAACGCATCGGGCATCTGCCTGAGAGCGCCCGGGAACTGCTCACGCTGGCATCGGTAGAGGGGGAGCGCTTTTCGGCGCAAACACTGTCCATGGTCCGCAAGATCGATTTGCCAGATACGGTTGAGATACTTTCCGACCTCCTGGGAAAGCGCCATGGGCTGGTAACTGAAGGAGGGATGGAGCAGGTAGGCGGCCAATCGATCTACCAGTTTCTCTTCCGTCATGTCCTCTTTCGCCAGTATCTTTATGATAGCCTGACCCCTATTCGACGTGCTATGCTGCATGGCGAGATAGGCGCAGCACTGGAGACACTCTACGGCAGCCGGACCGAACTCATCGCGCCGCGCCTGGCCTACCATTTCACCCGGGCCGGCAATCGATCTAAAGCCATGCGCTACTATTTCGAGGCTGGCGAGCGGGCCCGGCGTCTCTACGCGGTGCAGGAGGCCATCGACTATTATTACCAGGCCCTGGACTTGCTCGCGGGGGAGGAGGATCATGTGGATCACGGGAACCGGAAGGTGCGCCTTTGCGACGGCCTGGGACAGACGCTACTGCAGCAGGCACGCTACGACGAGGCCCAGGAAGCCTTCGTGGCTATGGAGGAAGCGGCGCCCGAAGGCACCCCGGAAAAAGCGCAGGCCTGGATCCGTCTGAGCACTGTGCAGGATCGCCTGGGCGAGCACGCCAGGTCGTTGGAGAGCGCACTCCTGGCTGAAAAGGCCGCACGTGCAGCACAGGCTGAACATGATCTGGCGACGGCACTGTTGATGCAGAGCTGGGCCCACTACATGCTCGGCAACGGCAAAGAGGCACTGGTACTGGGCCAGAAGGCGTTGGACCTGGCCACCGACCTGGATGACCGGCGGTTGATGGCCCGCAGCTTGAACGTGCTGGCCGCCATCTGGGACATGCAGGGCCAGTACGATCAGGGCATCGGAGCCAAGGAGCGGGCGCTGGCCCTGTTCCGGGAGCTGGACGATCGCCGCTGGCTGGGCCGCATGTTGGGCAACCTGGGCAACACCGCCCTCTTGCGCGCCGATTTTCCCATGGCAGCCAGCTATTACCAGGAGGCTCTGGTCATCGCCCGGGAGCTGGGCGACCAGGATGGTGAGATCCTCTATCTCATGCATCTGGGCGGTGCCTGGGTAGGCCTGGGGCGCTACCGGGCCGCTATGAATGCCCTGGAAAAGGTGATCGTGCTTGGCGAATCGAAAGGCTGGATGGGCCTGTCGCTGACCCATTATTTTCTAACCGAGGCCCGCCTGGGCCTGGGCGATCTGGAGGCAGCAAGAATGGCTGCCATCACGGCGTTGCAGTTGGCCCGGGAAACGGGCCGCCGGGAGGACCTGGGCGCGGCCTGGCGTTGCCTGGGCAACGTGGCTGCCCGCAGCCAGGAACCCTTTCAGCTCGGAGATGAAAAGCTGGACGCGCCAGCCTGTTTTTCCCGCAGCCTGGAGATCTTCACCGAGATGGACTCCCAGGCCGAGCGGGCGCAGACCCTCTGGGAATGGGCGCGCTACGAACTGGTTTCAGGCGATAGTGGCCGGGGGCAGTCAATGCGCGCCGAGGCGGAAGAGATAATGACCCGGCTGGGAGTCAGCCGGTAATCCGATCCAGAACCGCGTCGAATCCGATCGGATCACCGAATACCGAATACCGCTTCAGGTAATCCGTGACCGGTAATCGGTAATCCGATCCGGAACTGCGTCGAATCCGATCGGATCACCGAACACCGAATACCGCTTCAGGTAATCCGTGACCGGTAATCGGTAATCCGATNNNNNNNNNNNNNNNNNNNNNNNNNNNNNNNNNNNNNNNNNNNNNNNNNNNNNNNNNNNNNNNNNNNNNNNNNNNNNNNNNNNNNNNNNNNNNNNNNNNNAATACCGCTTCAGGTAATCCGTGACCGGTAATCGGTAATCCGATCCGGAACTGCGTCGAATCCGATCGGATCACCGAACACCGAATACCGCTTCAGGTAATCCGTGACCGGTAATCGGTAATCCGATCCGGAACTGCGTCGAATCCGATCGGATCACCGAATACCGAATACCGCTTCAGGTAATCCGTGACCGGTAATCGGTAATCCGATTCAGACCCGCGTCGAATCCCATCCGATCACCGAATACCGATTACCGAATACCGAACACCGACCGCGTAACATCAGTTACTATTTCACCTCACGGCCCCGATGCGATGGCGGGATCTTCCCAGGAGGTGATCTGAGCGCTCAGCAGGCCGCCAATCTCGCTGTTCCC harbors:
- a CDS encoding BTAD domain-containing putative transcriptional regulator, with translation MSGLNLYLLGAPRIELDGVLAEPATRKATALLAYLAASNTAHSREHLALLFWPESDHTHARNSLRYTLSVLRKSIGAHRLQSSRETIALDPSAEFRTDVSQFRQLLEHVTLHEHLAGAPCPECLDRLVSAAELYQGDFLAGFTLPDCPDFESWRFFESEDLRGDLATALEQLARWRSQLQDYEAAIPYARHWLSLDPLHEPAHRQLIILYALAGQQAAALRQYEECKRLLEAELNASPHPSTTALYQRVRAREIGPTRRATPTALRYPEFLREETEPPSRPGHSFVEFEQELAWLHNHLDQALMGESRLVFITGGTGRGKTTLLSEFTRQAMDKRPDLISTLGTCTYSDPGDPYLPFRDVLAALCGELRAQWSVGAMSTDHARRVWSLLPEMGEILMQHGPELLETFVPGDQMLAHLNMASAGRWPQSSQLEHIIQRHRESLPDARQQHLHQQYTNVLRKLSARQPLIVGLDDLQWADPASVNLLFHLARRLGDCPVLLVGTYRPEVVARDRNGIPHPLQGPLAEFKRLYGDIWLDLQKTAQEDGRLFVDALVDQTPNHLDGSFREALYQRTLGHPLFTTELLVHLRGSGQLIQDEKDCWIEDSSLDWKTLPARVEGVIEERIGHLPESARELLTLASVEGERFSAQTLSMVRKIDLPDTVEILSDLLGKRHGLVTEGGMEQVGGQSIYQFLFRHVLFRQYLYDSLTPIRRAMLHGEIGAALETLYGSRTELIAPRLAYHFTRAGNRSKAMRYYFEAGERARRLYAVQEAIDYYYQALDLLAGEEDHVDHGNRKVRLCDGLGQTLLQQARYDEAQEAFVAMEEAAPEGTPEKAQAWIRLSTVQDRLGEHARSLESALLAEKAARAAQAEHDLATALLMQSWAHYMLGNGKEALVLGQKALDLATDLDDRRLMARSLNVLAAIWDMQGQYDQGIGAKERALALFRELDDRRWLGRMLGNLGNTALLRADFPMAASYYQEALVIARELGDQDGEILYLMHLGGAWVGLGRYRAAMNALEKVIVLGESKGWMGLSLTHYFLTEARLGLGDLEAARMAAITALQLARETGRREDLGAAWRCLGNVAARSQEPFQLGDEKLDAPACFSRSLEIFTEMDSQAERAQTLWEWARYELVSGDSGRGQSMRAEAEEIMTRLGVSR